From the Billgrantia sulfidoxydans genome, one window contains:
- the ruvA gene encoding Holliday junction branch migration protein RuvA — MIGRLRGTLLEKQPPWLVVDVAGVGYELEASMTTLMALPGAGEPVSLYTHLTVREDAHLLFGFASEQERALFRALIKVNGVGPKLALAILSGMDETAFIRCVMEDDAKALTRLPGVGKKTAERLIVEMRDRFPHWEHPGATDLAGAKPSPATGQGRQDPLADAEAALVSLGYKPTEAARMLSGLDEGLSTEAMIKAALTRRMAG; from the coding sequence ATGATCGGACGCCTGCGTGGCACCCTGCTCGAGAAGCAGCCCCCCTGGCTGGTGGTGGACGTGGCCGGCGTCGGCTACGAGCTCGAAGCCTCGATGACGACGCTGATGGCGTTGCCCGGGGCGGGGGAGCCCGTCTCTCTCTATACGCACCTCACCGTGCGCGAGGATGCGCATCTGCTGTTCGGTTTCGCAAGCGAGCAGGAGCGGGCACTGTTTCGTGCGCTGATCAAGGTCAATGGCGTCGGCCCCAAGCTGGCCCTGGCGATTCTATCCGGCATGGACGAGACGGCTTTCATCCGCTGCGTGATGGAGGATGACGCCAAGGCGTTGACGCGTCTGCCCGGTGTCGGCAAGAAGACCGCCGAGCGCCTGATCGTCGAGATGCGCGACCGCTTTCCCCACTGGGAACACCCGGGAGCGACCGACCTCGCCGGCGCCAAGCCGTCACCCGCCACCGGACAGGGGCGTCAGGACCCGCTGGCCGACGCCGAGGCCGCGCTAGTCAGCCTGGGCTACAAGCCCACCGAGGCGGCCAGGATGCTCTCCGGGCTCGACGAAGGCTTGTCGACCGAGGCCATGATCAAGGCGGCGCTGACCCGGCGCATGGCGGGTTAG
- the ruvC gene encoding crossover junction endodeoxyribonuclease RuvC, giving the protein MLILGIDPGSRITGYGVLDVSTPTPRYVASGCIRLQDVELPQRLARIYAGIAELIGEYRPGEVAIEQVFMSKNPDSALKLGQARGAAIVCAANHGLPVDEYGPRQIKQAVTGSGGATKAQVQHMVVAILGLGASPQADAADALAIALTHAHARLGLLTRGSFGGHRSRRRGGSWRDFRP; this is encoded by the coding sequence GTGCTGATCCTCGGTATCGACCCGGGCTCGCGCATCACCGGCTACGGCGTGCTCGACGTCAGCACACCCACGCCGCGCTACGTGGCCAGCGGCTGCATCCGCCTGCAGGACGTCGAGTTGCCGCAGCGCCTGGCGCGCATCTATGCGGGTATCGCCGAATTGATCGGCGAGTATCGTCCGGGGGAAGTGGCCATCGAGCAGGTGTTCATGTCGAAGAACCCGGACTCCGCGCTCAAGCTCGGCCAGGCGCGAGGGGCGGCGATCGTCTGCGCCGCCAACCATGGCCTGCCGGTCGACGAATACGGGCCGCGCCAGATCAAGCAGGCGGTGACCGGCAGCGGTGGGGCGACCAAGGCCCAGGTGCAGCACATGGTGGTCGCGATCCTGGGGCTCGGCGCCTCGCCGCAGGCCGATGCCGCCGATGCCCTGGCCATCGCGCTGACCCACGCCCATGCCAGGCTCGGGCTGCTGACCCGAGGCAGTTTCGGCGGGCATCGCTCGCGGCGCCGAGGCGGTTCCTGGCGCGATTTCCGCCCTTGA
- the aspS gene encoding aspartate--tRNA ligase yields MRSHYCGQLNETLVDQTVTLCGWVHRRRDHGGVIFLDMRDRDGIAQVVVDPDTAEAFATADRARSEFVLRISGRVRLRPEGTQNPKMPTGLVEVLAKDVEVLNTAATPPFQLDEHGKVGEEVRLKHRYIDLRRPEMIEKLRLRSRISHHVRAFLEGQGFLDIETPILTRATPEGARDYLVPSRTHPGSFFALPQSPQLFKQLLMVAGFDRYYQIAKCFRDEDLRADRQPEFTQIDIEASFVEEEDIMGVTESMIRELFQDVLDVELPEFPRMSWADAMDRYGSDKPDLRIPLMLVDVDDLMKQVDFQVFSGPANAADGRVAALKVPGGASMSRKVIDDYTKFVGIYGAKGLAWIKVNERAKGLEGLQSPIVKFMENVIEELLDRIGAEDGDIVFFGADKAKVVNEALGALRVKLGEDLNLYTRDWAPLWVVDFPMFETDDSGRLSPLHHPFTSPSCSPEALKSDPAAALSRAYDMVLNGTELGGGSIRIHDQQMQSTVFEILGIGEEEAREKFGFLLDALHYGAPPHGGLAFGLDRLVMLMAGARTIREVIAFPKTQSAACLMTDAPGEVSGDQLRELNIRLRQKAKAEGQE; encoded by the coding sequence ATGCGCAGCCATTATTGCGGCCAGCTCAACGAGACCCTGGTGGACCAGACGGTCACCCTGTGCGGCTGGGTTCACCGCCGCCGTGACCACGGAGGCGTGATCTTCCTCGACATGCGCGATCGCGACGGCATCGCCCAGGTCGTGGTCGACCCCGACACCGCCGAGGCCTTCGCCACTGCCGACCGGGCTCGCAGCGAGTTCGTGCTTCGCATCTCCGGTCGCGTGCGGCTGCGCCCCGAAGGCACCCAGAACCCCAAGATGCCCACCGGTTTGGTCGAGGTGCTGGCCAAGGACGTCGAGGTGCTGAACACGGCGGCCACGCCGCCGTTCCAGCTCGACGAGCATGGCAAGGTGGGCGAGGAGGTGCGCCTCAAGCATCGCTACATCGACCTGCGTCGGCCCGAGATGATCGAGAAGCTGCGCCTGCGCTCGCGCATCTCGCACCACGTGCGCGCCTTCCTCGAAGGCCAGGGCTTCCTCGACATCGAGACGCCGATCCTGACCCGCGCCACGCCCGAGGGCGCGCGCGACTACCTGGTGCCGAGCCGCACCCATCCGGGCAGCTTCTTTGCCCTGCCGCAGTCGCCGCAGCTGTTCAAGCAGCTGCTGATGGTGGCCGGCTTCGACCGCTACTACCAGATCGCCAAGTGCTTTCGCGACGAGGACCTGCGCGCCGACCGACAGCCCGAGTTCACCCAGATCGATATCGAGGCCTCCTTCGTCGAGGAGGAGGACATCATGGGTGTGACCGAATCCATGATCCGCGAGCTGTTCCAGGACGTGCTCGACGTCGAGCTGCCCGAGTTCCCGCGCATGAGCTGGGCCGACGCCATGGATCGCTACGGCTCCGACAAGCCCGACCTGCGCATCCCGTTGATGCTGGTCGACGTCGACGACCTGATGAAGCAGGTCGACTTCCAGGTCTTCTCCGGCCCGGCCAATGCCGCCGACGGCCGCGTGGCGGCGCTCAAGGTGCCGGGCGGGGCCAGCATGTCGCGCAAGGTGATCGACGACTACACCAAGTTCGTCGGTATCTACGGCGCCAAGGGCCTGGCCTGGATCAAGGTCAACGAGCGCGCCAAGGGGCTCGAGGGCCTGCAGTCGCCGATCGTCAAGTTCATGGAGAACGTGATCGAGGAGCTGCTCGACCGCATCGGTGCGGAGGATGGCGACATCGTCTTCTTCGGCGCCGACAAGGCCAAGGTGGTCAACGAGGCGTTGGGGGCGCTGCGGGTCAAGCTGGGTGAGGACCTCAACCTCTATACCCGTGACTGGGCGCCGCTGTGGGTGGTCGACTTCCCGATGTTCGAGACCGACGACAGCGGGCGCCTGAGTCCGCTGCACCACCCGTTCACCTCGCCCTCGTGCAGCCCCGAGGCGCTCAAGTCCGACCCGGCCGCGGCGCTCTCGCGAGCCTACGACATGGTGCTCAACGGTACCGAACTGGGTGGCGGCTCGATCCGTATCCACGACCAGCAGATGCAGAGCACCGTGTTCGAGATCCTCGGCATCGGCGAGGAGGAGGCCCGCGAGAAGTTCGGCTTCCTGCTCGACGCCCTGCACTATGGCGCGCCGCCCCACGGCGGCCTGGCCTTCGGTCTCGACCGCCTGGTGATGCTGATGGCAGGGGCGCGCACCATCCGTGAAGTGATCGCCTTCCCCAAGACCCAGAGCGCGGCCTGCCTGATGACCGACGCCCCGGGCGAGGTGAGCGGCGACCAACTGCGCGAGCTCAACATCCGCCTGCGCCAGAAGGCCAAGGCGGAAGGGCAGGAGTGA
- a CDS encoding FmdB family zinc ribbon protein — protein sequence MPIYEYQCKACGHRLEKLQKLSAAPLTDCPACEAPALGRLVSAAGFRLAGGGWYETDFKSGSKKNLAGDSGSGGGEGKQSKAPAKDGAAA from the coding sequence ATGCCCATCTATGAATATCAGTGCAAGGCCTGCGGCCATCGACTGGAGAAGCTCCAGAAGCTCAGCGCCGCTCCCCTGACCGACTGTCCCGCCTGCGAAGCACCGGCGCTCGGCCGCCTGGTTTCCGCGGCGGGCTTCCGTCTGGCCGGCGGCGGCTGGTACGAGACCGACTTCAAATCCGGCAGCAAGAAGAACCTCGCCGGCGATTCGGGAAGTGGCGGCGGAGAAGGCAAGCAGAGCAAGGCGCCGGCGAAGGACGGCGCCGCGGCCTGA
- a CDS encoding D-2-hydroxyacid dehydrogenase: MKAVILDAASLGPDVDLTAIREQVDTLEVHQTSTTAQSRERLAGAEIAIVNKVVLDGATLEALPELRLICVLATGTNNIDMATAERLGVPVRNVTAYGTASVAQHTLMMILALANRLPLYQRDVATGRWNQSPFFCLMDHGTLQLEGKHLVIVGQGELGRRVAALAEAFGMRVSFAARPGNEAGDSRPGIAELAPEADVISLHCPLTEATRHLIGADLLASLKPGALLVNCARGGIIDEEAALEALRGGRLGGLGVDVLPVEPPRDGHPLLDALGEPLNLIVTPHNAWITPEARQRIVALTGDNLRRWKAQRDGA; this comes from the coding sequence ATGAAAGCCGTGATACTCGATGCCGCCAGCCTGGGCCCTGACGTCGACCTCACCGCCATCCGCGAGCAGGTCGATACGCTGGAGGTCCACCAGACCAGTACCACCGCGCAGAGCCGCGAGCGCCTGGCGGGCGCCGAGATCGCCATCGTCAACAAGGTGGTACTCGACGGCGCCACCCTCGAGGCGCTGCCCGAGCTCAGGCTGATCTGCGTGCTGGCCACCGGCACCAACAACATCGACATGGCCACGGCGGAGCGCTTGGGCGTTCCGGTGCGCAACGTCACGGCCTACGGCACCGCCAGCGTGGCCCAGCATACGCTGATGATGATCCTGGCCCTGGCCAATCGCCTGCCGCTCTACCAGCGCGACGTGGCGACCGGGCGCTGGAATCAGAGTCCCTTCTTCTGTCTGATGGACCACGGCACGCTGCAGCTCGAAGGCAAGCACTTGGTCATCGTCGGCCAGGGCGAGCTGGGCAGGCGCGTGGCTGCGCTGGCAGAAGCCTTCGGCATGCGTGTCAGTTTCGCCGCCCGGCCCGGCAACGAGGCCGGCGACAGCCGCCCTGGCATCGCCGAGCTCGCCCCCGAGGCCGACGTGATCAGCCTGCACTGCCCGCTCACCGAGGCCACCCGCCACCTGATCGGCGCCGACCTGCTCGCCTCGCTGAAACCCGGTGCCCTGCTGGTGAACTGCGCCCGCGGCGGCATCATCGACGAGGAAGCGGCACTGGAAGCGCTGCGCGGCGGGCGCCTGGGCGGACTGGGTGTCGACGTGCTGCCGGTGGAACCGCCGCGTGACGGGCATCCCCTGCTCGACGCCCTGGGCGAGCCCCTGAACCTGATCGTCACCCCGCACAACGCCTGGATCACCCCCGAAGCGCGCCAGCGCATCGTGGCGCTCACCGGTGACAACCTGCGCCGCTGGAAGGCCCAGCGGGACGGAGCATGA
- a CDS encoding ribokinase, with product MTMLHNSMLHNLGSINLDHFYRVPHLVHPGETLASHSYQVGLGGKGANQSLAMALAGGQVCHWGRLGRQDGWARDRLARAGVDVTHVELVDEPSGHAIIQVDDHGENAIILCPGANHGFTRRHHEALCETARPGDWLLVQNECNALPELLECARQQGLAIAFNPAPMSDTVLALPLEACQLLFVNRGEAAWLAGLPETSDARVLLEGLHARLPATATVLTLGREGAWYQSGSERHFQPALPVAPVDTTGAGDTFIGFFMAALQEQRSLPDCLAFAAHAAALGVQRPGAADSIPSRDEVERFLASPSNA from the coding sequence ATGACCATGCTGCACAACTCCATGCTTCACAACCTCGGCTCGATCAACCTCGACCACTTCTATCGGGTACCGCACCTGGTCCACCCCGGCGAGACGTTGGCCAGCCACAGCTATCAGGTCGGCCTCGGTGGCAAGGGCGCCAATCAGTCGCTGGCCATGGCCCTGGCCGGCGGCCAGGTGTGTCACTGGGGGCGGCTGGGCCGACAGGACGGCTGGGCCCGCGACAGGCTGGCCCGCGCCGGGGTCGACGTCACGCATGTCGAACTGGTGGACGAGCCCAGCGGCCATGCCATCATCCAGGTCGACGACCATGGTGAGAACGCCATCATTCTCTGCCCCGGCGCCAACCACGGCTTCACCCGCCGCCACCACGAAGCGCTGTGCGAGACGGCCAGGCCCGGCGACTGGCTGCTGGTGCAGAACGAGTGTAACGCCCTGCCCGAGCTGCTCGAGTGCGCCCGCCAGCAGGGGCTCGCCATCGCCTTCAATCCCGCGCCGATGAGCGACACGGTGCTGGCGCTGCCGCTGGAAGCCTGCCAACTGCTATTCGTCAACCGCGGCGAGGCCGCCTGGCTCGCCGGCCTGCCCGAGACGAGCGACGCCCGCGTACTGCTGGAAGGCTTGCACGCGCGACTGCCGGCTACAGCCACGGTGTTGACCCTCGGTCGCGAGGGCGCCTGGTACCAGTCCGGCAGCGAGCGTCACTTCCAGCCCGCGCTGCCGGTGGCGCCGGTGGATACCACCGGCGCCGGCGACACCTTCATCGGCTTTTTCATGGCGGCGCTGCAGGAGCAGCGCTCACTCCCCGACTGCCTGGCGTTCGCCGCTCATGCCGCGGCGCTCGGCGTACAGCGCCCCGGCGCCGCCGACAGCATCCCGTCCCGCGACGAGGTCGAACGGTTCCTCGCCAGCCCCTCAAACGCCTGA
- a CDS encoding nucleoside hydrolase encodes MSHPIIFDTDPGVDDAQAIAIALRHPEIELLGLTTTYGNVDIETATHNALLLSELAGRDIPVAQGAAGPMVKPRHPAPAHIHGANGLGNIELPELRGEKDPRSAAQFIVDTVNARPGEVTLVAVGPVGNLAAALQLDPGLTEKVKRVVIMGGSIREGGNVTPVAEANMFNDPHAAQRVLTAGWPLTLVGLDVTHRCVLSQAHMQRIEAGQGELGKVLAGSYAFYRDFYREFLGIDGCCPHDSCALAWLLRPELFTTAPGHLSVVTEGIAEGLTLFAPEGRGFIQERWSQTPLAEVCLEVDGEAVVEWIADTLS; translated from the coding sequence GTGTCGCATCCGATCATCTTCGATACCGACCCCGGCGTCGACGACGCCCAGGCCATCGCCATCGCCCTGCGCCATCCCGAGATCGAGCTGCTCGGCCTGACCACCACCTACGGCAACGTCGACATCGAGACCGCCACTCACAACGCCCTGCTGCTGAGCGAGCTGGCCGGCCGCGACATCCCCGTCGCCCAGGGTGCCGCCGGCCCCATGGTCAAGCCACGCCACCCGGCGCCGGCCCACATCCACGGTGCCAATGGCCTGGGCAACATCGAACTGCCCGAACTGAGGGGCGAGAAGGATCCGCGCAGCGCCGCCCAGTTCATCGTCGATACGGTGAATGCCCGCCCCGGCGAGGTCACGCTGGTCGCGGTGGGGCCGGTGGGCAACCTGGCCGCCGCCCTGCAGCTCGACCCGGGGCTGACCGAGAAGGTCAAGCGCGTGGTGATCATGGGCGGTTCGATCCGCGAGGGTGGCAACGTCACTCCGGTGGCCGAAGCCAACATGTTCAATGACCCGCATGCCGCCCAGCGCGTGCTCACCGCCGGGTGGCCGCTGACCCTGGTCGGGCTCGACGTCACCCACCGCTGCGTGCTCAGCCAGGCGCACATGCAGCGCATCGAGGCGGGCCAGGGCGAGCTCGGCAAGGTGCTGGCCGGCAGCTACGCCTTCTATCGCGACTTCTACCGTGAATTCCTCGGCATCGACGGCTGCTGTCCCCACGACAGCTGCGCGCTGGCCTGGCTGCTGCGCCCGGAGCTGTTCACCACCGCCCCGGGGCACCTGTCGGTCGTCACCGAGGGGATCGCCGAGGGCCTGACCCTGTTTGCCCCCGAGGGGCGCGGCTTCATTCAGGAGCGCTGGTCGCAGACGCCCCTGGCGGAGGTGTGCCTCGAGGTCGACGGCGAGGCCGTGGTGGAGTGGATTGCCGACACCCTGAGCTAA
- a CDS encoding acylphosphatase, with the protein MNKRCVKALVAGKVQGVWYRRAVQEQALQHGLTGHARNLADGQVEVLLCGDGEAVNQVANWLWQGPPNARVTHVELEALECHDPDNFVCL; encoded by the coding sequence ATGAACAAGCGCTGCGTGAAGGCCCTGGTGGCTGGCAAGGTACAGGGCGTGTGGTACCGCCGGGCGGTTCAGGAGCAGGCGCTGCAGCACGGCCTGACCGGCCATGCCAGAAACCTGGCCGACGGCCAGGTCGAGGTGCTGCTGTGCGGTGACGGCGAGGCGGTCAATCAGGTTGCCAACTGGCTGTGGCAGGGGCCGCCGAATGCCCGGGTCACGCACGTCGAGCTGGAAGCGCTGGAGTGTCATGACCCGGACAACTTCGTCTGTCTGTAA
- a CDS encoding Glu/Leu/Phe/Val family dehydrogenase yields MRVFDHPEFDHHQQIVFGCDEASGLRAIIAVHDTRRGPALGGLRIYPYADEVDALTDVLRLSRGMTYKSALADLPLGGGKAVIIADPRRDKTPALLRAMGRLVESLGGRYITAEDSGSGEEDMRLIREETRHVSGLGHDGESGDPSPFTAHGVFCALKSTVRHRFGRDDLKGLRVAIQGVGHVGAHLARELHEAGAQLLLTDIDRGSLGLLSDELGARSVAPGEIFDVDADVFAPCAMGAVLTEAVAERLKAKVVCGAANNQLATPDVAERLHARGILYAPDYVANAGGVIEVEAQRHDHYDREAVMRHVERISATIDEILTRAREEDSNPAEVADRLARERLQG; encoded by the coding sequence ATGCGGGTCTTCGACCACCCCGAGTTCGACCATCACCAGCAGATCGTCTTCGGCTGCGATGAAGCCAGCGGTCTGCGCGCCATCATCGCCGTCCACGACACGCGCCGCGGTCCCGCCCTGGGCGGCCTGCGCATCTACCCCTATGCCGACGAGGTTGACGCCCTCACCGACGTGCTGCGGCTGTCCCGCGGCATGACCTACAAGTCGGCCCTGGCCGACCTGCCCCTCGGCGGCGGCAAGGCGGTCATCATCGCCGATCCCCGTCGGGACAAGACGCCTGCCCTGCTGCGCGCCATGGGCCGGCTCGTCGAATCGCTGGGCGGACGCTACATCACCGCCGAGGACTCCGGCAGCGGCGAAGAGGACATGCGACTGATTCGGGAGGAGACCCGTCACGTCAGCGGCCTGGGCCATGACGGCGAGTCCGGCGACCCTTCGCCCTTCACCGCCCATGGCGTGTTCTGCGCGCTGAAGAGCACCGTGCGTCATCGCTTCGGTCGCGACGACCTGAAGGGCCTGCGCGTGGCCATCCAAGGTGTCGGCCACGTCGGCGCCCACCTCGCCCGCGAGCTGCACGAAGCCGGCGCCCAACTGCTGTTGACCGACATCGATCGCGGCAGCCTGGGCCTGCTCAGCGACGAACTGGGGGCGCGGAGTGTCGCACCGGGGGAAATCTTCGATGTCGATGCAGACGTCTTCGCTCCCTGCGCCATGGGCGCCGTGCTGACGGAAGCGGTGGCCGAACGGCTCAAGGCCAAGGTGGTCTGCGGGGCGGCCAACAATCAGCTCGCCACGCCCGACGTGGCGGAGCGCCTGCATGCGCGTGGCATCCTCTACGCCCCCGACTACGTAGCCAACGCCGGCGGCGTCATCGAGGTTGAGGCCCAACGCCATGACCACTACGACCGGGAAGCCGTGATGCGCCACGTGGAGCGGATCTCCGCCACCATCGACGAAATCCTCACGCGCGCCCGGGAAGAGGACAGCAACCCGGCAGAGGTGGCCGACCGGCTCGCCCGCGAGCGCCTGCAAGGCTGA
- a CDS encoding YihY/virulence factor BrkB family protein, with translation MHSLSLRFWWNALQQGFSLWLERNAFSYAGSLPFYTLFSLAPTVIIAVAVIGVVFGEDAAQGQIVAQLQGTLGEEAARAVEKAVAASRIEESGLVPTLLGFGGLLVGATTVFAQMQYSLNMIWGVTAKPSRNSVLVFLKQRLLSLTVVLAIGFILLVSLLVGVMLRAVLQAIDDAMPLVGPLTAGAEFLISLAVIAALFATIFKVLPDVVLSWRDVLLGALVTSLLFAIGRSAIAYYLAYTATASTYGAAGSLVMILLWVYYSSLILLFGAAFTRSYVVAMGREVVPRNSAVIVRRELLTE, from the coding sequence GTGCACAGTCTCTCGTTAAGGTTCTGGTGGAATGCGCTGCAGCAAGGCTTCAGCCTGTGGTTGGAGCGCAATGCCTTCAGCTATGCCGGTTCGCTGCCTTTCTACACGTTGTTCTCGCTCGCGCCGACGGTGATCATCGCCGTTGCTGTCATCGGCGTGGTGTTCGGCGAGGATGCCGCCCAGGGGCAGATCGTCGCCCAGTTGCAGGGAACGCTGGGTGAAGAGGCGGCGCGAGCGGTCGAAAAGGCGGTGGCGGCGTCGCGTATCGAGGAGTCGGGTCTCGTGCCGACCCTGCTCGGCTTTGGCGGCCTGCTGGTGGGGGCCACCACGGTGTTCGCCCAGATGCAGTATTCACTGAACATGATCTGGGGCGTGACCGCCAAGCCCAGCCGCAACAGTGTCCTGGTATTCCTCAAGCAGCGACTGCTGTCGCTCACGGTGGTGCTCGCCATCGGCTTCATCCTGCTCGTCTCGCTGCTGGTGGGCGTGATGCTGCGTGCCGTGCTGCAGGCCATCGACGACGCCATGCCGCTGGTGGGGCCGCTGACGGCCGGGGCGGAATTCCTCATCTCCCTGGCGGTGATCGCCGCGCTGTTCGCGACGATCTTCAAGGTGCTCCCCGATGTGGTGCTGAGTTGGCGGGACGTACTGCTGGGAGCGCTGGTCACCTCACTGCTGTTCGCCATCGGTCGCAGTGCCATCGCCTACTATCTGGCCTATACCGCGACCGCCTCGACCTACGGCGCCGCTGGTTCGCTGGTGATGATCCTGCTGTGGGTCTACTACAGCTCGCTGATCCTGCTGTTCGGCGCCGCCTTCACGCGTAGCTACGTGGTCGCGATGGGGCGTGAGGTGGTACCGCGCAACAGCGCCGTGATCGTCAGGCGCGAGCTGTTGACGGAGTGA
- a CDS encoding bifunctional nicotinamide-nucleotide adenylyltransferase/Nudix hydroxylase, which produces MSDTDHDFDCLVFIGRFQPPHLGHLAVINEALRHARQVIVLVGSAWQARSLRNPWRFDERQAQLRSCFDEEENARLEIVPLLDALYNNDVWVRDVQRKVRDIAGHHHARLPRIGLIGASRGQSSYYLSLFPQWESVSVPLVDGISASQIRERLFRSPSSTEDYLSTGAAHDLPPGVCDALRDFAGSDAHLQLMEEQTLLDQYRRAWANAPYPPIFVTVNAVVVQSGHVLLVRRTAAPGKGLLALPGGFVNPHERLLDACLRELRERVRLKVPEPVLKGSLRGQRLFDEPHRSWRGRTLAEAFYFALRPDQQLPRLKPVKGGDHARWVPLAELEPDSLFEDHFFIIQNFLGLPADFGGA; this is translated from the coding sequence ATGAGCGATACCGATCACGATTTCGACTGTCTCGTCTTCATCGGGCGTTTCCAGCCTCCCCACCTCGGGCACCTGGCCGTGATCAACGAGGCCCTGCGCCATGCGCGTCAGGTCATCGTGCTCGTTGGTTCGGCCTGGCAGGCACGCTCGCTGCGCAACCCCTGGCGCTTCGACGAGCGACAGGCGCAGCTGCGCAGCTGCTTCGACGAAGAGGAAAATGCACGGCTGGAGATCGTGCCGCTACTCGATGCGCTCTACAACAACGACGTCTGGGTGCGCGACGTGCAGCGCAAGGTGCGCGACATCGCCGGCCATCACCACGCCCGGCTGCCACGCATCGGCCTGATCGGCGCGAGCCGCGGCCAGTCGAGCTACTACCTCTCGCTGTTCCCCCAGTGGGAGTCGGTCAGCGTGCCGCTGGTCGATGGCATCTCCGCCAGCCAGATCCGCGAGCGCCTGTTTCGTTCACCCTCCTCCACCGAGGATTACCTCAGCACCGGGGCAGCCCACGACCTGCCGCCCGGGGTGTGCGATGCGCTGCGCGACTTCGCCGGCAGCGACGCCCACCTGCAGCTGATGGAAGAGCAGACGCTGCTCGACCAGTATCGCAGGGCCTGGGCCAACGCCCCCTACCCGCCGATCTTCGTCACCGTCAACGCCGTGGTGGTGCAGTCGGGCCACGTGCTGCTGGTGCGGCGCACCGCGGCACCGGGCAAGGGGCTGCTGGCGCTGCCGGGTGGCTTCGTCAACCCGCACGAGCGCCTGCTCGACGCCTGCCTGCGCGAACTGCGCGAGCGGGTCCGTCTCAAGGTACCGGAACCGGTACTCAAGGGCTCGCTGCGCGGCCAGCGGCTGTTCGACGAACCCCACCGCAGCTGGCGCGGCCGCACCCTGGCCGAGGCCTTCTACTTCGCCCTGCGCCCCGACCAGCAGTTGCCCCGGCTCAAGCCGGTCAAGGGCGGCGATCACGCGCGCTGGGTACCATTGGCCGAACTCGAGCCCGACAGCCTGTTCGAGGACCACTTCTTCATCATCCAGAACTTTCTCGGCCTGCCGGCCGACTTCGGCGGGGCCTAA
- a CDS encoding LysR substrate-binding domain-containing protein codes for MNLETKWLEDFVALANTRSFSASARQRHVTQPAFSRRIRALEQAVGVTLVDRSTTPINLTPEGQLFLITARNLVEQLNECLGHLRGVSMAREALDIVAAHSLALSFYPEWISRLQEGLGELPTRLVAMNVGEAIHVLREGNCDLMLAYHDPYATMQLDAEVFPSFSIGQVKMLPVSLPDAKGRPRFSLDSKDTIPYLAYTQGAFLGRSVRMLLKNDPLRLRLRTVYETAMAEGLKGMVLQGVGLAWIPDFCVREELKNGRLVRAGGEKWDVPLEIRLYRCSLVHKPGVEKLWRQMMKLPRDFLQA; via the coding sequence GTGAACCTCGAGACAAAGTGGCTGGAAGATTTCGTGGCCCTGGCCAACACCCGCAGCTTCTCTGCCTCCGCCCGGCAGCGCCATGTCACTCAGCCGGCCTTCAGTCGCCGCATTCGCGCACTCGAGCAGGCAGTCGGCGTCACCCTCGTCGACCGCTCGACCACGCCCATCAACCTGACCCCGGAAGGGCAGCTGTTCCTGATCACGGCGCGCAACCTGGTGGAACAGCTCAACGAATGCCTGGGCCACCTGCGTGGCGTTTCCATGGCGCGCGAGGCGCTGGACATCGTGGCCGCCCACTCCCTGGCGCTGAGCTTCTACCCCGAGTGGATCTCACGCCTGCAGGAGGGGCTGGGTGAGTTGCCGACGCGGCTGGTGGCCATGAACGTGGGCGAGGCGATCCATGTGCTGCGCGAGGGCAACTGCGACCTGATGCTGGCCTACCACGATCCCTACGCGACCATGCAGCTCGATGCCGAGGTGTTCCCCTCGTTCTCCATCGGCCAGGTCAAGATGCTGCCGGTCAGCCTCCCCGACGCCAAGGGCAGGCCGCGCTTCAGCCTCGACAGCAAGGACACGATTCCCTACCTGGCCTATACCCAGGGCGCCTTCCTCGGCCGCAGCGTGCGCATGCTGCTCAAGAACGATCCGCTGCGCCTGCGTCTGCGTACCGTCTACGAGACGGCCATGGCCGAAGGCCTCAAGGGCATGGTGCTGCAAGGGGTGGGGCTGGCCTGGATTCCCGACTTCTGCGTGCGCGAGGAGCTCAAGAACGGCCGGCTGGTGCGCGCCGGCGGCGAGAAATGGGACGTGCCGCTGGAGATCCGCCTCTATCGCTGCTCGCTGGTGCACAAGCCGGGCGTCGAGAAGCTGTGGCGGCAGATGATGAAGCTGCCGCGCGACTTCCTACAGGCTTAG